ACGTACGACCAGAGTGTAAGAAGCAACGTCTAATTTGCATATTGGTCCTAATACGAAGAATCATTTATACTCATTTTTAACTGCGTAATAATGGAGAATTTATCATTAATGCGCTACATATGCAAcgtccctcaagctcaaggctCTCTCTCCCCATATGCATTCTGTATATGGCGCACAGTTGAAGCTTTTTGTCCGTAACCAGTGGTCAGATTTTAATGCGAATGGTATTAGTGGAAAGGGGACGACAAGGTCTGTAACACGTAAAGCTTGGGATTTTGAAATTATTCTCAGTTATTTCGTGAACAAAGTTTGGACGGTATCCACAAGAAGCCTAAGACAAATTCTAAAATTCCGGGCCCTACACGCCCCAGATCTTGTCGTCCTCTTTCCAACAGAGggggcgaggggggggggggatagagTGGCGGCACTTTGCTCGGGGAAAGGATGAGAGGGGGTGGGGGAAGGGGGGTAAGCGAAGAGGAAGGCTCACACGTCTGGTTCTACAGTTCCTTGCACTACAACCGACCGCGAGGGTCCACTGCCTTCAGAAAGTTCGGCAGGGCTCTCTGTACGGATTTGGAGCTCGAGAGGTTCTGCTCAATCTGGAGCTTTGATGTTCCAGGGTGCTTCCTGGAGTTCCCGTCTGGCGTCGGATGTAGCCGGACACACCATTATAATGTGTTCCTCCGTTTCTGACTCACCGCATTGGCGACAGTTTGGATTGGAAGTGCGGCGAGCGATCTTTCCCACGATAccgcaggtatcaaaatttgacCGTGGATTGCCGAGAAAAAGCATCACATCGCGCGCCATAGAAACTGCACGCGGGAAAGGAAAACTGGTACCTGTCGTcatcccataacgcgcgttaaatgcgTCACTTCGGCCcatgattcgccacgagctctgaCACGAGCCTAtcaaagcggctttggagcgtgcgaactttaaatataacgataacgatcgctatgtgaaaggTGAAGATCGAGGCCCAGCTATAGCCGCCATCCTCTCAGTTATCTCAGCTCAGCAACGAGTGCTTACAAGCATCGCACGTCACTCGTGCTAGGTGATCGATTATATAAGGCGAACTATGTAATTTATTAACTGATTCAAGCGTCACCCACCACTTTCAATGTCCATATTCCCAACGTTGGCCAGAACCAATGACGAACGATGCATTtagaaagaaaagtaaaacaCAAACAGAACTATGTGCCTAAGGCGGCTCATTAATTCAGTTTTCCTTGTTTCTTACACTGCTACCCAGCCTCATAGTGCCTGTTCACCCTTGGGAGGTTTAAATAATTATGCAAAATACGAACGCAAGCTTCCACTTGTGTTGACtttgtgacgtcatcaaggCCACGTGAAATGGAGCCATCCATGGAAGAATTTCGtccagagagagagacaaataCGTGCCGACAAAGAGTTTAAATTTTAAATGCTGGTGACAACGGAAGAAAAACGCTTACAGAATGGTTCCTACCAAACGTTTTTCTTGTAGAAGTTATGTGGTTCCTCCGACTTTTAAGATTCGAATCTCCTTCTGGACACTTTGTGAGTGGACACTAGTGGCGGGTCcagtgaagggggggggggggggcgatcgccccccaaaaACTTTAGTTTATATATTGgacttccctctctcccctcccccaatacccgctccgacaaagaaaacGCCAAAGGGGGTCTGGATCCTAACCCCTGGTGGACATAGTGTGTGGTCACTTTTGCAGAAATCATGATACACCATCATGTTGGTCGTCACATGGACAACCTCCCCTCGTTTGGATAGATTTTTGCCTCGACTCCGCTTACAAAGAATAGCCTGTGGTACCACACCACAGACTTCTAGTTATTGTTGCACCTCAAACCACTACCAGGATTCAGTGGTTTTCGTTCGACAACACATTAGGACAGATACACAACATAAAAGCAAGCCCAATGCGTGGGAAGCTTGGACGAGGGAGCGAAGCGCGCTCCTAACGGTGCGTTACTCGGTATGTCACCCGTATTGTGGCAGCCTAATACGTACCCAGCTACCCAGAAATGTTTTCCATATAGGAGCTGCAGCGGGAGTGTGGGGCCTGAATGAGGGGATACCAAATTTAGACCGCCTGGGGGGCAGGGTTTCATTTGCAAAATTGGACCGATGTTGCAAAGATTTGGCCTGTCTGGAACCAATACTGGCCTCCTCCTGCTGCACTATAAGGTGAACTAATACGGGTACTATAGGCTGGACGAATATTGGATAGGTGGAATGCCAGTACTGGATGCTGGTACTGAGATGGTAGAGTATGGGAAATGCAGTGGCCATATCTGAGCCGAAAACAGCCATGCCGATATTCGACCCCTCTTCAACCAGTTTGCAGTTGCACAATTGCGCCAATAGGGGCATTCTATCTATCCAATATATGCCTACTCTGGGATCCAAATCGACCGACTTTCAAGGAATATACGTAGAATATATTCACCTACGTCACGTTGTGACGTGGTATGCGCTTAAGCTCCTCCCACAGGCGGTCACCTTTTGCGGTAgtggcattgaaagatgacaaactgcgcgATTTTTCAATGCGACAACCATATATAGTTttcgaaaaagaaaacgtgagaacgacaatgacgaagtgtcttcgggataaaagaaggaGATGAACGTGACCGAATTTCGAAACACCACATTctaggcttcgttttcgagtaAACGTTCGGCAGCTGCGCTGAcaaagtgaccaccaccatggcggcaaacgcgttcgtttgacgtcatgtgtgCCCATTTTCATCCAATATTGTTTTGCCGACGGCTATACATGTACACCATATATTGCACATTTTCATCCAATATTGCTTGGTCGCCGGCATTATGTAGACCAAATTTTCCACTCTCAATGAATGTATTGTTTGGCAGACGGCTGTATGCAAACTATATATTGCCAGTTTTCAAGGCAATATTCTTTGGCCAACGGTGATGTGTAGACCACATTGCCAACTTTCAGCCaatgttgtgccaatattgtttGGTCGCCGGCAATATATGCAGACCACATTCCCCATCTTGAGCCAATATAGCCTGTTTGCTGGCTATATGGCGACCATATTTCCAATGACCAGTCAATATTGACCGGTTGTTTGCAGCCTTGGACCAATATTCCCCTGCTGCAACGGTTATCGGAAGAATAATGGTAAACATGGTTCTTTATAGGACCGGTAATTCCAGTGTCCCGACAAGAATGGACCAAGTTACCGTGCTGCCAGGGAATTAATAGAGTTGTATTATATAGGATTCGAAAGTGTCGCACCGAAAGAGAAAGCTATACGCTGAAATCCGCACTAAAAGCTTCCATATAAAACGCCCTCTTCGCTGCACTTTACCCATGCACAACGCATGCGCTGTACAACGGCAAATACATTATTTTTCCACCCGCATGAGGTCACTGCCGCGCGCGGTCGGTTTAGTAGGCCGGTCAGGCAAATCTCGCCTTCCTATGCGCTACAATACAGAAAGCTGGCTTTAGAAAAGTGGCTTAAAAACGTGACAATGCATCCCCTAATCCGAGTTTGCCTTCTCCTTCAGTGGAAGCGCACAATGAGGCGTCGAGTGACTGCAGGGCCATTTATGTGACCGCCGACCCCTCGTATCGTCGTGTGCTAGCCTCGTCCCTATCGCCTGCTAGaatgttgtgtcgtctgctagattGCCAGAGCTCAGTCGTCTGCCATTCTCGTCTGCTAGCTTCTACAGCCCTGCAGTGGAGACTTCGAAAAACCAAATACATAAATGAAAAGGAGCgagcttttcttcttttcaacgGAACCCGACGTCGCCGTCGGGACGGCACAGCGGAATAAATTGACTGAAAATTGACGTACGACACGACACTTCCGCCACCTTTTCTGTGGCGTCGAGTTCTAAGCGTCATAAACAGGAGTTACCCGAGCCAATCCTCCTTCTACAAAGTAGACACACAACAGAGTAAATAGTTATAGCACACGACACACGGCGAGAACGCTGTTGGCCTTTTTTTGAATCGCAGAGCGCTCCGGTCGCTATAGCAACAGGAATAAATAAACGAGGAAAGCCGCAATAATGTCGCTCAGAGTGTTGCCCATCCTGTATATCAACCTGGGAGGTGAAATGATGTATATCCTCAAGCAGAGGCTCAAGGCACAAAAGATATCGCCCGATAAGGCTCACAAAGGTAAGACCATACGGCAGTTGATTCGTGCACCGCTGTCGATGGCCCAAACTGTCAGGTACTGCCGAGCCGTATCACAATTTACATTTGAATTATCATTAACGTAAAGCGAAAAGTCATGAAACACAGAGTTTCTGACACCACAAGTACACACATAGGTTCAaaaaagttcaaaaaaagaaaaaagattgaTGGTTGACGTAGAGGGATTATTGAGTTTCCCACCCTGGATTGAAACCTGTGGGACATACGAACAGACAGTTATATGACGATAACACAGGGATCTACAGGCCCACTGCAGCTGTTCTCCAGTAGATAACAACGAGACAAAAAAGATGATGAGAAAGCCCTGCCACAGTCCGGCCATTCGGCTCTTCGGAGACGGTGCAGTATTGAGCCCTACTATTACTTTCATTGATGTGTAGCCGTTACTTCCAGATATGTTTTCCCGCCGATTTTACCGTATAGGGCGTTAGACATGCTAAGGGGCAATGGTACGTCCTGGGACAACTTCACAAAGAGCAGTGCTGGCATTTGCGCTCGAGCATCTTAGAAAAACCCAGGAGGAACACCGAAACAACAAGGGATCTACAAGGACAGCTAATAGGACGACACAGAATAGGAACTTCAACTAACGAGATTGGAAGGCTGTGACGTCACAAGATATTGAGACGACCCGACGATCGCACCTTGTGTACAAAATGTCACTGCAACAACTCCCCTCATGGCCTGTCTGGGACAGACGTGCACGACTTGGTAATCAAAGAAGCGAGAGAGAGTGCTCTCGCCTGTCAGCGTCAAGCAAAATTGATTGCGACTTGGACTGGTTCAGGCGGTTTAAACCTTATTCTCCCAGCACACGATAGTCTTCCTATGGGACCCGGGATTATTTTTGTGCCTCAAAACTCACCAGATTCTTTCAGGTACCCCTAACCCTACTCGCCCAACTGACTTCGGATCCCATACAGTTGCTCACCAAAGAATTGCTGATGCCGGACAATTGCTCGTCGCCTCTTTCACCATGCTTgtatattgtgattttatttcgcgtttttatgcgatgtgattttatttcgcgtctATACGGCGCTCATATACTTTTTTTAGCTTTCAAGGCTGAGCGCTTCACGCAAACGTCGACTTCTTACATACGGACTGACTGACACATATCTCTTCGCTGGCGGATTTCCTAGAAGCGGCGTTGTTTCTGCAACAGTCTGGTCGTCCTGCAGGACACTGTAAGCAGTCGACGTTTGCGGGAACCGTTCAACCTTAGAAACTGCTAGAAAAGAAggtcagctaacataaaaaagtaaaaagaaaaagaaaaacggcgatgccaagttgccggtggtgagtaaatcaaagagtggtattaaacggtaggagcaacttatttattcaCACACGGTAAACAAGattttcgtgcacgagactgtacttcttcaggttaccttgttcaggtaacctgaagaagtgcagtctcgtgcaagaaagtcttgtttaccatgtgtaaataaataagttgctcctacactctaaatcttttcacacctttaaaggtgtaatagcgtgcatggcgcacgcctttttaggtgtaattttggtaacatcataatggagcacggtttcgcacaaattttctttactcgagtgttgtctgtcctccaaaaatttatcttgcaacatctcaacattgttcaacagtactgtagacacttgcgcgtgctcgattatcgatagcgatgcatatatgcattagctcgtacctacgatatccaagacataatgaaagcaagatttgcactgacacttgatcttaaGTAAtactttccgaattttgtaaaatatcatactGGAGATGCagtgttacgcaaccagattgaatgtgcatagcgcacacctttaaaggtgtgaaaaggttTACAGTGTACCGTTTAATATCATTCTTTGATAAAAAAGAAGTCAAGTATTCAAGCGCCATAGACTCGAAATTAAATCACATCGCATAAATAAAACAGAATATAAATCTGGTGAAAGAGGCGGCAAGCAATTGTCCGGTCACAGCAGTTTTTCGGTCAGCAATTGCCCGCGCCCCCTTAGTGTAACACAGGTGACGTGCACGTTTATTGTGCGGCCATCGCGGAGTATACCGTGCTCGTCTTCGCCGTGTTtggtttctccaaactttacACTCTCCCATACGGAAGTACCAGCAAACGTACGTAAGGTATTGCTTACATTGTGACTTTCATTCTATCGTGCAGTGACGACGGACATAGTGAGCACCATGCTGGGTCCCCGCTTCATATCGGAGCTGTTAAAGCCTCAAGAGCTCTACACCCAGAGGGCAGTGAGGTGCATCTTCGAGAAGCTTACGCACGCTTCTATCATGAGGCTCAACACTTCGAGCATGGACAAAGTAAATAGTAACAACTTGCGCTTGGCTCGCTGTTTTGCCCAGGTATATAGCTATAAAGTGAAGCGCGAAAATGAATTCATCCAATGCGACTCGATGCGAATTTTACAGCTCGGTGGCGTTATACCGCTTGatacaagttgactctcccagttGCTGTCActattagagtcactaaataggggacgAGGACAACTGCGGCTGCGGCgtggaaaaggaatgcgatactctgtcccctatttagtgactctagtcactATATGCGGTGCTCTATACAAGATCtatagagcacattcttctgcGTTGTCCACACTGTATAGCAACCTTCTCGAACTGCACACTCCGGGTCTCTTAACCAGCTGGACTcacgccccctcccccctctcttaaaattgcttggtccctggccaaatgcAGCCCACCGACGctgtgccctcaaagctcttttgacatttctggacggACTCCGaacgttattgtgaaggggctcattatttcattccccacctcaccatcagcaatggggtagagtatcgcccgtgGCGATGAGACTCCCCCCATTCATCATCCTTAAaataaattgttgttgttgttgtcgtgaaGCGCGGCTGACATAAGCGTCACGGAGCGCTTTCCAGCGCCACTGCGGGGAGCAGTTGTTCTGTGTCACGCCTTTTACGCAGGATACCAACGTTACATTGGCATGCTTGTGCGTCGAACGAGGAATCCAACAGAGCCTTGAAATGACAAACACATAGCATTCCCAGAATTGCGGCACACAcactcttaaagttggcttcacctacaCACTCGccgccctccattgaagctatgTATCCCGTCTGCTTTCGATAGAATCACCATTAGCCCTGAGGGTTAGAGGGTAGCCTGAGGGCTCTAGTAGAGCTGTCCAATATATTTCTAGAGTACTTTTGCGGCTCTTACCCCTTTGGGAAAGGGCAAATCCTATTTGAAAGATATCAGACACCCGCATTTTCCCGAATTGTTGGTTAAATCCCGggtttatttatcttttttttttacattgaatTGCGCCAGTCATGCGAGTTAAAACCTCCCAAACCACATGGAAATTACCTCCCGCGTCAGTGCTTACCTAGAGCTTACCAGCGAAATCGGCTCTTTGAGATAATCAATGGACTCGGTTGTCCTCAAACTGCTTTCGAAGAACTATCACTTGAACTATAAAACGACCTAGAAGTGTAGGTTTGGGAAGCTGGGAAGTTACACATCTCATTTTCTGGTCGACGTATAACTGTGAAAACATGATTTTGGTCATATCTAAATGTTCTTCACGGGCACTCGCTGTAAAGAGATATCACGTTCTCCCCAGAACACCACtccttccttcctgctgtcctctctccatcttccCACGTCAGTACACCGCTAGCTACCGTTGCTTCGATCGCTGCATAACACGgcataataataatgataaaagGACATCCCATCCCTTATGATACCACTCATTGGCTCAAATTTCCGGCAAGGCACGTTTAGTGCCCATGTGCAATCAAAATTTACAATCTAACTATATTTAGTAGAACGTCCCTTCTATACACTTACGTCCATTGCTGACGTCCAGACGCTGAAGTGTCATTGTTCCAGTGTTGTTTTCAACTGTTTGCAGCTGTATGACCTGATGACGATGGTGTTCAAGTACCAAGTGTTTGCCTGTAGCACGCCCACGGACCTGCTGCGCATCACACTCAACCACTTGGACGCGATACAAGGCTACGTGGCTGGGACCCTAGCATTAAATGACGTCCAGCAGCTCATTCGTAAGGTGCGGCGTTATCGTAGTTTTCTTGCGCGACAGGCGTGAACCGACGAACCTATCATTGGATAGGCATCGTATGTACACAGCGTCAGCAATGATAATAGATTGTCTTTTCAGATACAAATGTTAGCCTTGAAGGAGCAATGAAACGTCGCAAAAAATGAAGGGGCCAGAACGCCTGCACCGCCTCATTATCTTAACAGACGATGTTGACGTAGAAGACGTATGCGTGACCGTTCATAATGCGACAGGCGGTTAGCTGCGGATGCTGCACCACGGCCTTCTCTGTCCCCAGAGTGAACCGCAAAAAGAAGGTGCCGTGCCgtcagagccgtcgcgaggcgagttcGCGCCCTAGGAGAGGGTGAGCGTGAAGGCCcctccaccccccacccccctatTCTCACTGCTGTCAGAAGCACTGTAAAgatagaaaagaaaacgcttatgtgtactgccgagatcgtaaatttcAATCCTCTTCATTGCAGCTTTatacttagggagtgactttttcgagttaaacccgattccgcccggttattccccccccccccccgaactgacctccgaccaattcgggttaaacccgatttctccccgaattccagtcactatgaaatcctcaagtgacgtttccactgaacacgaacaaaggtcgtcacgtgtaacacatgtaagaatgggtcacttactttccaagcaatacaccgaggtgtgtcaacactgtctatgccttcggtgattaccgctggaaggtcacgatctcgcAAAAACAACACCAAAAggacaaaaaagagagattaggaaaggacttaatagacaggaggagaaacaaaaacacccggtaatacccgaaggcacaattatcgcccgatttctccccgaattacagatttaaaaatagcgcccgatttttactctccgaatctgagaaaggcctttaacccgaaaaagtcactccctatatactgtccaaccaacctgcagGGACCTGTCGTTCGGCGCACTCTCTGGCGAGGGCGCACGGAGCGGCTGCCCTCCATGGCTACGGCTCTGCGTGCCGTAATCGTGCGTCTGGGCTCGAGCACTGCGTGGGGCGCATTTTGTTTGCGCCAGGCACAGGCCCGGACCGACGGCTTCATAtctggcccggcccggcccggcccggcccaaGCCCAAATAATTTCTAGCTTTCCCGGCCCAGATCCAGCCCCAGATAAAGTGGTCACCACCTTCCAAACCGCGTGCAAAGAGATAATTAAAAGCAAAGTTTCACCAGGATCAGCATAGCAAGCTACATGACATAAGTGCTCATGTTAACGATGCGGCGCATATGGAAAAAGCAGAATACATGACCGGAAGTCAGAACAGAAAGCACGTCTAACTCTGTTAAACTAGTAATTACATGGCAAATTTATGAACACGTGAGTTAAAGGTGTAGATCATTGACTGGGTGAGATTTGACGATAGCTGCACCATATATTTTTCaggctacgagagcagcatatatatatacataccgTTTTTGCAGTGAAGaaatcctctcgaagaaagtatataactaccagatgactagTTACTTAAAATTGATTAAACAACTCTTTAATAAGGGAATTTCTGGCCAAAAGTCAATggaagacaatcctcgttgaaagccattttatttatttatttcctcgTCTCGAAACGAGCAAGTGTGTTGAAATACCAATCGCCGAatattgctatgcaaatgagccgaaaccaaaactgcgcGCATCAGGAGCGTGTGACCTTCATCGCGGTAGACTTACCCGGCCCGCAAAGCGACGGATCCAAGGAATCCGCATGGAATCCACGTGGATCCACGCTCCGGAGGCGcgcagtttcggctcatttgcatagcaaaacaCATTTCAAAGCTAGATATTAAATTCTAGCGATTCCcccacctttctagtgtggataacacgcggGCCGATGTTCGGGGTTGGTGGTTATTTTCTGTAtttcttgtgtatattcgcggtagatcacttgtgccgcgatggtgcgatactgttcggttccccaatgctccacctactgcggtgaacgcggaataaacatgtaaaagcagacgacgcgtccacactacggtagttctccgtcctccgcagcgcgccgacaccgttcgatctcggagcgagcGCATTGTAATCAAGGCATCACAGGGCTTTAGATAGGAGCGCGAATCTCACACCCCACCACTTCCAGAGATTCACACCTTTCAAAATATGCAGTGCGTTACACAGTGCCTTAATCCACGTGTAGCCCGTACCCGTATGCGGGTGGGAAAACCGCGGCACTCAAGATATCGACGCTGACGACGCTGTCAACGAACGGCAGACTTCGTGTGGGTCGGAAGAAAACATGGACATGGCGCAATCTCCGTTGGTCACATGATTGGACAAAGATGCGCGGCATGCCGTTTGAAATCGTGCATTGCGCGGTCGAGGAAAAGCGGAACGCGGaggcggcttctcccgcacAGCCGCAAAAAGTTTCCGCTCCGCGCATACGCGTTACCGCGCGCTTTTGCCACATGTGGGTGTGTGGGTTTTCTTTCAAACTTGAACTCAATGTGGCTACAAGCAGTACAAGCTTTGTGTGACAGCCCTGAATTTTTCCAGGGTTTTCGTCTCTGGTTTTGGCGTCCCGTAAGTGGTGTGCGACACCCATATCTGACGCTTTTGTGGACGCTTTGGCCTTTCTGGCAGGTGCTTTCTGGGAGAGTTGCAACGTCTTTGGGGTGCACCAAAGGTGTTCGAGGgcgtgctgggaaaatcccggGTGGCAGCAGTAAACCGTGTGTCACCTCATGTCTGCAGACGTGTACGCACTTCCGTGTGATTATTAAGCCTGTGACAAAAATAAGTCAGCTTCTAGACGCGGGAGCTACACATTGCACAAACCAGTGACGGAGCAATATTGTGTGTCTGCGGAGGAAGTCTTTCACGTCTATATCCTGATCGGCGGATGACCCTGTCCTCTCCTTCAGGCCTATAAAGAACTGTCTGTGGGAGAGATGCAGATGATTCGATACTCATTGCTGAACTTCCTGCAGGAACTACGTGTTCGGGTGAGACCGAGTGTGCATATACTCAACAGTACCAATTGAGGGTATAAGACCAAAAATTCTCCTGCAGGTGTCAGTCTTTCTGAAGACTGGCATCCAGCTACCCAGCGGCCTGTTTATGATCCCAAAGTCCTTGCCGCAAGGAGTAGAGCTACCGGGGA
This portion of the Ornithodoros turicata isolate Travis chromosome 3, ASM3712646v1, whole genome shotgun sequence genome encodes:
- the LOC135388208 gene encoding LOW QUALITY PROTEIN: protein OSCP1-like (The sequence of the model RefSeq protein was modified relative to this genomic sequence to represent the inferred CDS: substituted 1 base at 1 genomic stop codon) — protein: MSLRVLPILYINLGGEMMYILKQRLKAQKISPDKAHKVTTDIVSTMLGPRFISELLKPQELYTQRAVRCIFEKLTHASIMRLNTSSMDKLYDLMTMVFKYQVFACSTPTDLLRITLNHLDAIQGYVAGTLALNDEVFHVYILIGGXPCPLLQAYKELSVGEMQMIRYSLLNFLQELRVRVSVFLKTGIQLPSGLFMIPKSLPQGVELPGTIREYGPGGKLLKETTFQSGWEPDNGHSLDLGSNIYSPTETDVPRASFPIAQEAGSLPTEETLEAEDNADCQAELGLLLNLVGHNTATASSSNIDIFQEPVLGYSEPEERIVTIDGQGKGSSQLDEVLAELCIPEEEASETDWLELMDSAQ